One Eubacteriales bacterium mix99 genomic window carries:
- a CDS encoding sugar ABC transporter permease yields the protein MTTECGKKKHKKSRIYSEKHFFAFISLWMIGFLLLTVVPMIYSLYASFTSWDGINPPNWIGLDNFKKIFIQDDLFLKSLWNTFRYTILTVPLNMVIGMLLAVLLNQNLPGTNLYRSIFYLPSVIAGVAMYIGWQFIFDRTSILSYWVSKIFGSAPGWLTDPKWSMPSLILMNIFTSGSIMLILLAALQDVPKEYYEAARIDGANRTQQFFKITLPMITPILFYVLIMQMMSALQIFTQPFVMTKGGPMNSIYTYGIHLYNQAFRYNFFGYSCALSWILFIIIMFITILLFKSSKLWVFYREEVD from the coding sequence ATGACAACAGAATGTGGGAAAAAAAAGCATAAGAAATCAAGAATTTATAGCGAGAAGCATTTTTTTGCTTTTATAAGTTTATGGATGATTGGATTCTTATTGTTAACAGTTGTACCAATGATTTATTCCCTGTATGCATCCTTTACCAGCTGGGATGGAATCAATCCGCCGAATTGGATTGGTTTAGACAATTTTAAAAAGATTTTTATACAGGACGATCTCTTTCTGAAGAGTTTATGGAATACGTTTCGATATACCATTCTCACGGTTCCTTTGAATATGGTGATTGGAATGTTACTGGCGGTCCTTTTAAATCAGAACCTTCCGGGGACGAATCTCTATCGATCCATCTTTTATCTGCCTTCCGTCATTGCCGGCGTTGCGATGTACATTGGTTGGCAGTTTATCTTTGACAGGACATCAATATTAAGCTACTGGGTATCCAAAATTTTTGGAAGTGCACCAGGTTGGCTTACAGATCCGAAATGGAGTATGCCATCTCTCATTCTTATGAATATTTTTACATCAGGATCTATTATGTTGATACTTCTTGCTGCCTTGCAGGATGTCCCAAAAGAATACTATGAAGCTGCCAGGATCGATGGAGCAAATCGTACACAGCAGTTTTTCAAAATTACATTACCAATGATTACACCGATTCTGTTCTATGTTTTGATCATGCAGATGATGTCAGCGCTTCAGATATTTACACAACCATTTGTTATGACGAAAGGGGGACCGATGAACTCAATCTATACGTATGGAATTCATTTGTACAATCAGGCCTTCCGATATAATTTTTTTGGATACTCGTGTGCATTATCATGGATTCTTTTTATCATTATCATGTTTATAACGATATTGTTATTTAAATCGTCTAAGTTATGGGTATTTTATCGGGAGGAGGTGGATTAA
- a CDS encoding carbohydrate ABC transporter permease has protein sequence MIQLDRGDLHTKSRQKRFHILLSYIVLTILALIFLFPILWVIFSSFYDSKQATFFPPHFFPDPWTLRSYKGLSDHSIRIINYFKNTILIAALCIVGTLLSSSLAAFGFAKMKSRFKNALFFIVLSTMMIPSTVTLIPLYSIYSKIRIVDTFYPLILPAFLGGGAFSIFLLRQFFAAIPNELSESAIIDGCSWFQIYWKIVMPNAKPALIVVLINTFVYNWNDYFTPMIFLTSPENFTIAIGLTFSKDMYGNIIDTGPMAALACLSIVPIMILYLFCQKYFIEGVVTTGIKG, from the coding sequence ATGATTCAACTTGATAGAGGTGATCTGCATACGAAATCCAGGCAAAAAAGGTTTCATATACTACTTTCTTACATTGTGTTGACAATATTAGCTTTAATTTTCCTGTTTCCAATTTTATGGGTTATTTTCAGTTCGTTTTATGATTCGAAGCAGGCAACGTTCTTTCCCCCGCATTTTTTTCCTGATCCTTGGACGCTGCGCAGTTATAAAGGTTTATCGGACCATAGTATACGAATTATAAATTATTTTAAGAATACGATATTGATTGCTGCTTTGTGTATTGTCGGAACATTGCTTAGTTCCTCTTTAGCGGCGTTTGGTTTTGCAAAAATGAAATCGCGCTTTAAAAATGCTCTTTTTTTCATCGTATTAAGCACTATGATGATTCCGTCTACCGTGACATTAATTCCGTTATACTCAATATATAGTAAAATAAGGATAGTAGATACATTTTATCCACTGATTTTGCCGGCATTTTTAGGAGGTGGAGCATTTTCAATATTTCTTCTGCGACAATTCTTTGCAGCTATTCCGAATGAGTTGTCTGAGTCTGCCATAATCGATGGATGTTCCTGGTTTCAAATATATTGGAAAATTGTAATGCCAAACGCTAAACCGGCTCTTATTGTGGTGTTGATCAATACATTTGTTTACAATTGGAATGATTATTTTACTCCAATGATTTTCCTTACAAGTCCTGAAAACTTTACCATTGCAATTGGGTTAACTTTTTCCAAGGATATGTACGGCAACATCATTGATACGGGACCTATGGCAGCATTAGCCTGCTTATCCATTGTGCCGATTATGATCCTGTATCTCTTTTGTCAGAAGTACTTCATTGAAGGAGTTGTAACCACGGGAATCAAGGGATGA
- a CDS encoding aldo/keto reductase — translation MEYTKFGQTDLNVSVLALGTGSYFSNIPDDVSERMLNLFYEEGGNLYDTANYYGRWKPGNKPLSEINLGKWIKKNNMRHRIVLATKGACYFSNRPDLPRVTPKYIEEDLHESLKNLQTDYIDFYWLHQDDVKQPVEEIIDILNRFVKEGKIRWFGCSNWKVERMKAADDYASKNGLKTFYASQVMMNLAVPNMEPLNELKQSWVGPELQKYYVKEKMPLAAYTSQAMGIYKLALRDDFLTNPNFHQARRYFLNEGTTSRVIQVKKLSQKTGMTPIQICLGYLQSQKFQVIPIIGPRNENELRESLEGAGCKLLAEEMSFIING, via the coding sequence ATGGAATATACAAAATTTGGGCAAACGGATTTGAATGTTTCTGTGTTGGCATTGGGTACGGGCTCCTATTTCAGTAATATACCTGATGATGTATCCGAGCGTATGTTGAACTTGTTTTACGAGGAGGGAGGCAACTTATATGATACTGCAAATTATTATGGACGCTGGAAGCCAGGTAATAAGCCGCTAAGCGAAATCAACTTGGGGAAATGGATTAAGAAAAACAATATGCGGCACAGAATCGTTCTTGCCACCAAGGGAGCTTGCTATTTTTCAAATCGGCCGGACCTGCCCCGGGTCACACCGAAATATATAGAGGAAGATTTACATGAGAGCCTGAAGAATCTTCAAACGGATTATATTGATTTTTATTGGCTACACCAGGATGATGTTAAACAGCCGGTTGAAGAAATCATTGACATATTAAATCGATTTGTAAAGGAAGGTAAAATCCGCTGGTTTGGGTGCTCGAACTGGAAAGTGGAACGAATGAAGGCTGCAGATGACTATGCGAGTAAAAACGGGCTAAAGACATTTTATGCAAGTCAAGTGATGATGAACCTTGCAGTTCCGAACATGGAACCCTTGAACGAATTAAAGCAAAGCTGGGTAGGACCCGAGCTGCAGAAGTATTATGTAAAAGAAAAAATGCCTTTGGCCGCCTATACTTCTCAGGCAATGGGGATCTATAAGCTGGCTCTTCGTGATGATTTTTTAACCAATCCTAATTTCCACCAGGCAAGGCGATATTTTTTGAATGAAGGAACCACAAGCAGGGTAATACAGGTAAAGAAGCTTTCTCAAAAAACAGGAATGACGCCGATTCAAATATGTTTGGGATACCTGCAATCACAGAAGTTTCAAGTAATTCCTATAATTGGCCCACGTAATGAGAACGAATTAAGAGAAAGCCTCGAAGGTGCTGGTTGTAAATTATTAGCTGAAGAGATGTCTTTTATAATCAATGGCTGA
- a CDS encoding sialidase family protein produces MTVNEHGMHGFDQHYSIFPQNIPNQGILFVNHKLKNRSGHLGHALVQCANGDLLAFYPNCSDDNDGHSAIGWMEYKRSCDYGKSWGPSSILPYSKQLLNSYGNKSAMSEKAVVTKKGSLLLFQLICDISENALWEPYWIPVYLTSQDQGLTWEYAKELGKERGRVYDALSRDNTIYVLKFCNDAIIHWTGNLPNHQYKLYTSDDNGQNFTIRSILPFDTNGRGYGTLCFLKNGDLIAYCYNSSDEYHSDYVISHDMGYTWEEPEQSFFSKKLRNPQMVQYGYGYLMHGRSGNHGEESGHFILYYSSDGIRWDDGRYLCRCSAGYGAYSNNLVVEIPTSHSRRLLIHSSHAYEKNKTNILSWWIDMILTGDES; encoded by the coding sequence ATGACAGTGAATGAGCATGGAATGCATGGGTTCGATCAACATTACTCCATTTTCCCTCAAAACATACCAAATCAGGGAATTTTATTTGTGAACCATAAGCTTAAAAATCGCAGTGGGCATCTGGGACATGCCCTTGTGCAATGCGCCAACGGAGATCTTCTTGCTTTTTATCCAAACTGTTCTGATGATAACGATGGCCACTCTGCTATCGGCTGGATGGAATACAAAAGATCGTGTGATTATGGAAAATCTTGGGGACCATCATCCATTCTTCCCTATTCCAAACAGCTCCTGAATTCATACGGAAATAAATCTGCAATGAGTGAAAAAGCTGTTGTCACTAAAAAAGGTTCCCTTTTACTCTTTCAGTTGATTTGCGACATCTCCGAAAATGCGCTTTGGGAGCCCTATTGGATTCCCGTATATTTAACAAGCCAGGACCAGGGACTTACATGGGAATATGCAAAAGAATTGGGAAAAGAGCGTGGAAGAGTTTATGATGCTTTGTCCAGGGATAACACCATCTATGTATTGAAATTCTGTAATGATGCAATAATCCACTGGACGGGAAATCTGCCAAATCATCAATATAAATTATATACTTCTGATGATAATGGGCAGAACTTTACCATACGCAGTATTCTTCCCTTTGATACAAATGGGAGAGGATACGGAACGTTATGTTTTTTAAAAAATGGGGATTTAATCGCATATTGTTACAATTCTTCTGATGAATATCATTCGGATTATGTGATCAGCCATGATATGGGATATACCTGGGAAGAGCCAGAACAATCATTCTTTTCCAAAAAACTGAGAAATCCGCAAATGGTTCAATACGGTTATGGATACCTTATGCATGGCCGAAGTGGCAATCATGGAGAAGAATCTGGCCATTTCATTCTATATTATTCGTCTGACGGCATCCGTTGGGATGATGGAAGATATCTTTGCCGGTGCAGTGCTGGATACGGAGCTTATTCCAATAACCTGGTCGTTGAAATCCCTACAAGTCATTCCAGACGTTTACTCATACACTCATCTCATGCCTATGAGAAAAACAAAACCAACATTTTGTCCTGGTGGATTGATATGATTCTCACTGGAGATGAGTCCTGA
- a CDS encoding histidine kinase — protein sequence MGNEEIKLNWIIKALIFLFAGIVMAFFFSYYTYLSDQSNTIEMMLENSLVQTSKSISGELEMVYTTANNTYLNASVQQSLQQDSGYQSTVYDRHCTAQNIESLSQGNPVISCIALYPLNGTVYEVGDGFVNYKTAGELRNQPWLIKISKTRSGFVLLPSSSGFIRTGEEKYLTIGRTIYASYGREIIGYQFVVLNRNLIQALTKNNDDTIKYYLSDSTDRILFVSDSQCENIKRDIASSKNISNKIQINNDLYLIGTFNRWLISKKAMEPLWGLLVCIILLMCIYILFIEMIVKRIQNPMTQLVSLMKEVENGNFDIQVPDFQIYEINVLGMQFQNMLGRMDTLILNLADEKNYNKDLEMKLLLSQLNPHFLYNTLNSIYWMILSDHNREDIAKMVDSLSNMLRYGLYEIDQPSTVEEEIEHCRNYLFIQSRRYEERLSWDIHLPAKLYNVIIPKLTFQPIVENAIKHNINKENIESLNITINGVECRDRFIFTFCNDHSRETSEQVSFLRNSICQDSRKQKSSSNRGIGLYNVFRRLKLLYSDRAEMDFAIKNHLFSVTICIMKKKEEGGNRNESIVG from the coding sequence ATGGGAAATGAAGAAATAAAATTAAATTGGATCATAAAAGCATTAATATTTTTATTTGCTGGTATTGTAATGGCTTTTTTCTTTTCCTATTATACCTATTTATCAGACCAGAGCAATACCATTGAAATGATGTTGGAAAATTCATTGGTGCAGACATCCAAATCCATCAGTGGGGAATTGGAAATGGTATATACCACTGCGAACAATACGTACTTAAATGCTTCTGTTCAACAGTCACTTCAGCAGGACAGTGGGTATCAATCCACTGTTTATGACAGGCACTGTACTGCACAGAACATTGAATCGCTGTCGCAGGGAAACCCAGTGATCAGTTGCATTGCATTATATCCTCTGAACGGAACGGTGTATGAAGTTGGGGATGGGTTCGTGAATTACAAAACGGCAGGTGAATTAAGAAACCAACCCTGGCTCATAAAGATATCAAAAACAAGAAGTGGGTTTGTTTTACTGCCTTCATCGAGTGGATTTATACGAACGGGGGAAGAAAAGTATTTGACAATTGGCCGTACAATATACGCTTCTTATGGGAGAGAGATTATTGGCTATCAGTTTGTCGTTTTAAATCGCAATCTGATTCAGGCTCTGACGAAAAATAATGATGACACGATAAAATATTATCTTAGTGACAGTACCGATCGAATTCTGTTTGTCAGCGATTCGCAATGTGAGAACATAAAACGTGATATTGCTTCTTCTAAAAATATATCGAATAAAATTCAAATCAATAATGACTTATATTTAATTGGAACTTTTAATCGTTGGTTGATAAGTAAAAAAGCAATGGAACCTCTATGGGGCCTACTGGTTTGTATCATTTTGTTAATGTGTATTTATATCTTATTTATTGAAATGATTGTAAAGAGAATACAAAATCCTATGACACAACTAGTTTCATTGATGAAGGAAGTTGAAAATGGAAACTTTGATATCCAGGTACCGGATTTTCAAATATATGAGATAAACGTACTGGGAATGCAATTTCAGAATATGCTTGGTCGAATGGATACTTTGATTCTGAACTTGGCGGATGAGAAGAATTATAACAAAGATCTTGAGATGAAACTTCTGTTATCGCAGTTGAATCCTCATTTCCTTTATAATACATTGAATTCAATATACTGGATGATTTTGTCGGATCATAATAGAGAAGATATAGCTAAAATGGTGGATTCTCTGTCAAATATGCTGCGATATGGATTATATGAAATAGACCAGCCCAGTACAGTGGAGGAGGAAATCGAGCACTGCAGGAATTACCTCTTTATTCAATCCAGAAGATATGAAGAGCGATTGAGTTGGGATATCCATTTACCTGCTAAATTATATAATGTAATCATTCCAAAACTTACATTTCAGCCAATTGTGGAGAATGCGATAAAACACAATATCAATAAGGAAAACATCGAATCTCTAAATATTACAATAAATGGAGTGGAATGTCGAGACCGTTTCATTTTTACTTTCTGTAATGATCATTCCCGGGAGACATCAGAACAAGTTAGTTTCCTTCGGAACAGTATTTGTCAGGATTCCAGGAAACAGAAATCATCCTCAAATAGAGGTATAGGGCTTTATAATGTGTTCCGAAGATTAAAATTGTTATATTCGGATAGGGCAGAAATGGATTTTGCGATTAAGAATCATTTGTTTTCTGTAACTATCTGTATTATGAAGAAGAAGGAAGAAGGAGGGAATCGAAATGAATCTATTGTTGGTTGA